In Glycine soja cultivar W05 chromosome 10, ASM419377v2, whole genome shotgun sequence, the genomic stretch aaaatttcaataagaaaataagaatagTATAATATAACATGCTAAagtttatagtttattttataggtttaaaaaacttttttgtgTGTGAAAAAATTGGTAGAATGGGGAGGCACCCCCAATGCTACTGGTCGAGGTGCAAATGGCATGCTGGGAATGCTAACCGAAGCCCACCTAGAAGATTACTGCATAAGTCTAAGCAGCAAGTAGTTTTACACAATCACATGTGATGGGTCAACAAATGCAACATCAGACTTCTAAATTAGTAACCATATATATTTAATCAAAACTAAGAAAACAATACACGGTGCAAAACATTACATCAAGGAACTCAGaagattacattttttttgtctttgtaccTTGCAGCTTAAGTTGTGAAagtgaagaaagaagagaagataaAGCAGTCGATAGAAGAAATATAAGAGCCAATCatttaagaaatcaaaattaaataaatggttaatttACAGAtcctcatacatatatatacataaaacataaataaaacacAATTATAACCAAATTAAAAGGAAGGTTGATTTGACTCAAAAGACCAATTGGAAGATTCTCAGttaaaaaactcaaaatacACTGGTCAGCACCGTCCAATTGCCAATTCAATACGCCTCCTGATCCCCCTATTCCCGCACCGTCATGGCAAATTCACAACCACAAATTTACATTAGAATTTGATGTATCAAATTAATTCATTTCAAAATGATAACTAGAAAAAAGGTTAAACCAACTAAAACTCACTTTCTTGGGCGTGACGAATTCGAAGAACTTCTTGGCCTTGCCATCGTTATTGGGAGACTTTTTGCTTTGTTGCTGGTGGTTGCCATAGAGGTGCTGCCTCTCCGTTATGTATTTCCTTATATGCTCTCTCACGAACCTTTCATATAAGTACGCAGCTCCTGCGAACTGCGGCAACACCAGCCATGCCACCGTCAATAGCTTCACATCGTACCAAATTGGTATCCTgccaatttcaaattttataatcaatttttccTAACTATATTAATCAACAATTTCTTTTTGATCCGTAGTCCGTTGGAATCACAAAGATGATTATTAAGATATTTATGACACACTTGTTCAAGTTTCTGAGTTAAACAGTTAAACCTCTTTGATAAAATTCAAGATAAATtccaatgaaaataaataaattcaatgaGAGAATATGTTTATGCACGATTCTTTCgtacaaatatataatttctaacTCACCACTCTAAGATAGGTTGAAGAATCATTTCCGCAAGGGTGACGAACGAATAGGTGATCTAATAAGCTAGCCATTGCTCGTCATCCAACTTGGACTGGCTCTCTATTGCTACCGCTGATGCATACCtgtaatagtaataattatataatagaaAATTACTACTATAATAGTATTTAGTATTTACAAAACTACcgtttattttctttgttttgtgaattaaataatttttctatcaTCTACCCTTGCTTTGTTAAGCAGTATTAAAGGACTAAAGGTACATCAAGCTACATCTGGATgtctttatatatgtaaattaatttcaatggaATAAGATCTAAAcagacataaaaatcaaagtataTATAATGTATGAAATAATCACCACCAAACGCCTGAAATCTAAGACACAGgaatcaattaaatgaaaagCTTCTTGGTTTGATATATAATTTCAATTGGTCTTTTTGATAACAGGCTTGAATTTacctaaaaagaaaatcacacaaTTCATTAACAGCAGAACATCAGAGAAAGCACATTCAAATAAATGTAACAACATGGAGACAAAATGTCATgtaatgaataaaaatttagaaaataggTATTGGGGCAAAGCAAAAGCTCCGCTAGATCACAATGTATACCATGTCTCCTCTCCACGTCCATCAATGAAGAGAGTGCAGTTCCACCAACAGTCCATTCTTCTACAGGAGCACATAAATTACCAACCTGATCAAAATATCATAGCAAATCAAAAAATTGAGTTGATGGCCCCAGTATTACCAAATATTTTCAACCATAATCAATCATTAAAACCAATCGAGAAGAAATATCTAATTTGATGATTAGAATATAATGTGAAGAGCATTGGCACAAACTGATGATATTAATCCTGTCTTCCCACTTTGAAGGATGGTTGCAGCACCATAACCCAATGCATAGCAGTAAGTAGAATCAAAATTAGTTGGCAAGCCACATCTCCCTTCATAGCTGCATATTTTAAAAGAGTACATGTGACTACAAATTCTAACCAAAGATAGAGATGCCATTAGCAAATGTATGGTCAAAAGAATTTTAATCCAGCTTAAACTTGAAGGTAAATCCTAAAGCAGGACCATAGgaccttttcatatttttttgtctcaTAGCAAATCATATTATCAAACCTTACAACTCTAAGAATGATATATCTAAAATAGACGGAGTACCCAAAAAAGTGGGACTGCCCCCTAAATCCTCCTTTATATGTGCCCCATTGCTTTCTCTTCTCTAACTCAGTTTCAACCATTTGAATAAGCATTTTCTCTGCTTCTATCTTGCCAACCTAAATGGAAATATATAccaataagaaataagaaaatataccCAAAAATATCATCTTGACATTTGATCAAACACATAACCCGCAACCAATAAATGTCCTAATGAACATGATCAGAAAATGTGAATTATCAatctgaattattttaattaatcaaaaatgggaaaaaaagtTATCCTAAAATGCTAATTAGAAACCTGCAACCTATGTATATTACCTGTGATGAGCTTGCCAATTCGAAAATCTTCGAGCAATTTCCTTGGTTTGTCAGAATCTAGGATCCCTTTCGAGTGATGTTCCAGAATACCTTTAGCCAGATTGATACCATACCTGCAGCCCGTAACATGCCTTTAGTATTGACCAGTTTTTTTCCCTCCACCCTGTGCTATAAAAATGATCAGGTAAACATAAGCTCATCAAACACCCGATTCTGACCAAAAACTTTGCCCAAATCCACACACTTAATCCAATTTCCATAGAACATTGCATCATAAATAGTGCATGCACGACAATCATATAGAGTATGCAAACCTAGGCTTTTTGGTCCCTCAATCCCTAACAATAGAAATTAACTTAAAATCACAATGAATTAAGAAAAGACTTAACCTGCAACTTTCATATAGTGAGACACCACATTACCACCAAAAGCCCAAAACTTGTTCAAacctgcacaacacaaaatccAATCCGCATCATGGTTGACcgtttataaactaaaaaatagtaaattaaaagaagaaaaaaatatatgagagAGAAAGGAATGAAATATTTGAACCTAAATGGAAATATATAccaataagaaataagaaaatataccCAAAAATATCATCTTGACATTTGATCAAACACATAACCTGCAACCAATAAATATCCTAATGAACATGATCAGAAAATGTGAATTATCAatctgaattattttaattaatcaaaaatgggaaaaaaagtTATCCTAAAATGCTAATTAGAAACCTGCAACCTATGTATATTACCTGTGATGAGCTTGCCAATTCGAAAATCTTCGAGCAATTTCCTTGGTTTGTCAGAATCTAGGATCCCTTTCGAGTGATGTTCCAGAATACCTTTAGCCAGATTGATACCATACCTGCAGCCCGTAACATGCCTTTAGTATTGACCAGTTTTTTTCCCTCCACCCTGTGCTATAAAAATAATCAGGTAAACATAAGCTCATCAAACACCCGATTCTGACCAAAAACTTTGCCCAAAAACCACACACTTAATCCAATTTCCATAGAACATTGCATCATAAATAGTGCATGCACGACAATCATATAGAGTATGCAAACCTAGGCTTTTTGGTCCCTCAATCCCTAACAACAGAAATTAACTTAAAATCACAATGAATTAAGAAAAGGCTTAACCTGCAACTTTCATATAGTGAGACACCACATTACCACCAAAAGCCCAAAACTTGTTCAAacctgcacaacacaaaatccAATCCGCATCATGGGTGACCGTTTATAAaccaaaaaatagtaaattaaaagaagaaaaaaatatgtgagAGAGAAAGGAATGAAATATATCAAATACCAAGAATAGATGCTTGGAATTgtgtagaagagaaaaggaatccATGAACCAAAAACTGATCTCACACATAGTATCTCTCTCTGTGTGAAAGACGGAGattggaggtggtggtggtggaggaccTTGCTgctttgagagagagaaagcttCCAAGTTGTACAGAGAAAGAAagtgagtgagagagaaagagaaaggagcCTTTTGCCATGGAAGAAAGagaaatggaaaaataaaaagaaaaccgAAAAAACTTGGGATGAAGATTGGAAAAGAAGACACCTGGAACACTACGTGTAGCAACCAAGGGAGTGGGAAATGTAAAGGTTAGAAAAGAAGACACCTGGAACAATACGTGGAGCAACCAAGGGAGTGGAAAATGAAAAGGTTAAAAGACCAAAAAACCAAGGAAATGGACATGTGTCACAACCTTAGGTAGGGGCATAATAGGCTTTTCCAGGGGGTTCTCTTTTATAGATAGTATATAGatgcttttaatttcttatatctACTGTttcttagttttattatttgtatttactgtttttaatttcatatatatatatatatatatagcttccACAACACCATCCACCATAAATTTATGGCGGATTTTTGGCTTGCCGCCATGGTCCCCCATCTGCCATAAAAATCATTGTTGTTAGGATAGATATTTTCATGAGCTTTGGaaacaaaagtttcatcatcaaaattcGAAGGTGATTCAATGGACTGTAGTCATCCTCCTCTTTTGTGGCTACCATTCCTAAACcagaaacaaagacacaaaacagaatccaaaaaaaaaagtaaaccaaaagaaacataaaagttGAACATCAGTCCAAAactgaaataaaaaaggaaggaaacatGGAAAATAAGCaccaattaactaaaaaaataataaaatggcacattatttaacaaaataataatagaactaAACAGCCAAGCATGTGAGAAAATGATATAAGCCTCAATATCATAAAACAAGTGACAAAGCGAAAAGAGAATTTCTTACAAGCATTTAATCGAACACATGGTGAGTACACTTGAAACAAAGACAAATTAAAGACATTTAAATATGGATAAACcccaaattttgaaaaaaagaaaaagaaaaaacaataccaAGATCATAAAccaacaagaaaacaaaataaaaagccaCAAAACATTCAAAGGGAGAGAAACAAGTAGCAAcattaaaacaaataagaagAATCAACTCATTCAaagaacttgaaaaaaaaatgaaatgaaatgttaATAAATGCAAAAGTATGAACTAAACAAGAGAATAAGAATAATGCACTTACAAGATGGAAACtttgacaaaataaaatgaagagaaagagaaatgcaTGACTTGGGATGCAAGGGGTGTTAGGTTcgtggaagaaaaaaagagagagaaagaagaaggggAACGTGAGTGTGGAGAGAGAACGTGAGTGGGTCCATAAAGTTTGGATCATGttgctttttttaatataaaaatagtcGCACTAAGCATGAAAATAAATCGGGCTCAGCATGGTGAAGACAAcagaattgaattgaattttggGTGATGCTAGGTGCATCAACATAATTGCTTGTACACCCagcattttgaaaaaatgttaaaaatgtcCCTCTTgtatcttttttcctttttaagttgtttattGTATGTTTTACGTTTGCTTTTTGGTTCCTCCGTTTCTCTCTTTCGTCTGGTTTTTTTCTTGAGATAGGTGAGCTTGGGTGAAGGTGAAGGAGTCGGTGGTCATTGTTGTGGTGGTTGGTTCGTCATCGTCGACATAGGAGGTACGCATTTTTGCTGGGTGTGCGTGAGTTGGAGTGGAATGTCGACATACGGATCAACTGGCTTGATCCGTATAAgccttatggatcaacttgatccgtaagttgtacagactttgaattttttaaaatttatttaagtttaatattttttaattattattatgtttgtatgctcattttaaaaaataaattaattgtttatatgtgtaattgaattaatttgtaTGTAGAATGATATAgggtttttgaattttattatatatgattatgAATTGTAGTGTTTATAAAATGGTGTGCAGTAAAAAACTATGTAGAGTTTTGTATGATATTATATGTATAGTGCAGTTAGGTGTTGTATGTCTGTCATGTTGAAATTTTTGATTTGTTGTTAAGATGGACAAAGATCAATGGATGTATGATAGTATAATATcggaagaagttgatatggatgatcaaaatgaacaagaatgtggtgtgaatgaacaACATGTTGATTGTTTGGATGCGTTTAATATTTCTCAGGTAATAATGttgattattgttattaatttcataaaatcaaTGTCCCTTAGAAAAGTAAAATTGTGTGGATTGCATTGTAGGTGTTTGGTacccgagatgatgttttgcagtggGCTCAATCCATTGCTCATGAAAATGAATTTGTGGCGGTCATTATGAGGTTTGACACAAACACTggtagtagaggaaggactTCATTTatgttaattggttgtgaaagaaGTGGTCAGTATAGGTCTAGGaagaaagattttgttaaaagagATACTGGGAGTAGGAAATAtgggtgtcccttcaagcttcgtgggaaaccagtggttggagggaaaggttggatggtgaagttgatgtgtgagattcataatcatgaattgatcaagtcattagttggacagcCATACGCtaggcgattgactaaggatgaaaagacaattattgttgatatgaccaagtcaatggtgaaaccaagaaacattctgctaacgttgaaggagcacaatgccaatagttgtacaacacttaaacaaatatacaatgcaagaagtgcatatcgttcttccatTAGAGGAATTGATACTTaaatgcaacatctaatgaagcttcttaAACGAAATCAATATATTCATTAgcatagattaaaggatgaagacCTGGTACGTGATAtattttggtgtcaccctgatgcagtgaagttatgcaatgcatgtagtttggtatttttgatagacaatacctacaaaacaaacaggtacagactcccactacttgactttgttggtgtgacaccaacAGGGATGAAATTCTCTGCTTGTTGGTGTGACACCTAACATTGATGAATACAGTGAAAACTGTATTCCCTGAgtgtacaaatttgttgtgcaggtttcacatcGACAAAAATGTCAAGGCAAAATGTAAATCACTAATTGGTCAAAAAAATGCTTGGGAGTATGTCATGGATGTCTGGGGAAGTCTGGTTGATTGTCCTTCGAAAAAACAGTTCGATGAATGccttaagaagtttgaaattgcttgttcaccttggccaatgtttgttgactatgttaacgaaacatggataatcccccacaaggaaaaatttgttacaGCCTAGACGAATAAGatgatgcacttaggaaacacaagAACAAATAGGTATGAAAATGttcaattatttctattaaggttgatgaattgatggaatttaattattgtatatgtttattgCTATTTGTGTATTTCGAATGTAAGGTTGAATCTGCTCATTGGGCTTTAAAAAGAGTATTacagaatagccttggagacttaTGTAGTATTTGGGATGcgatgaacaacatgatcacctTGCAGCACactgaaattaaagcatcctttgaaacaagtacacatgtggttggacatgttcttaaaaaaaccttatacaagaggcttcttggaatgatttcaaggtatgctttaaatcagattgctgctgAGTTTGAGCGTGTACATTATGCTAGCAAGAATCCTTCTTGTTGTGGTTGTGTCATGAGAACTACgcacggtcttccttgtgcatgtgagctatctAAATATGTTGTTGGTAGCATCCCACTagattcaatccatatgttttggaggAAACTCAGTTtctcagaccaagggttatctgagccTGAAGTGACCATAAAGGAAGAGATGGAAACCATATCTAAAAGATTTgaggaacttgatgtttgtggtaagtttactctaaagagtaaacttcgggaaattgcataccctaatcaaaactctatgtgtcctcctccagcaaaggtcaacactaaaggtgctTCGAAGAAACTGATGAACAGAAACCAAAGATCAACAAAGCATGATCCATCTTATTGGGAGTATGTCGATGCTTTACATTCTGTGCAAAATAGCAATTCTTCAGTGAAACGTAGTGCTTCATCTTCTGACCAACCGAATCCAAGAAGGATCatgccgatgttggatcaatttcagccATTTATACACGATTTCATTGACAACATTGTGGATGTCAAAGCtgacggtaactgtggatatcggtcgattgccggtttattaggtatgggtgaagagTCTTGGTCCTTGGTGCGCAAccatttgcttaaagaacttgccaaATTCTCATATGACTATATCAAGCTCTTCGGTGGCACAGGCAGATTCGACGAATTCAGGAGgcccctacttgttgatgggttaaccaaggtatgtaatttatgttttgctttttaagaattaactttgacgtgtatatttgtttcattcatGTTACTgtggataagtggatggatataaccgagatgggatatgtcattgcatcaaggtataatgtaatccttgtatcgatGTCCCGACAATAAAGCATGACATTAtctcctcttagaagtcaaccaccaacagattcttctgtgcatcacataatttgtatcggtcatgtctatgacaatcattttgttcaggtacattgaagatagatagtgttattttttaaatttatgcaatCACTTGTGTACATTTGACTTAATATTGTTTCTGCATGTACAAcaggtgtagaagcaagcttcatgatgatgaatcaagtataaatcaagtagttttgatgatgacaacaagcccaaaagaatgatttcaagtttgagtcaacaagttcaagatcaagattaatttcaagattcaagaaaagacatcaagatttaagagaagatgaattcaagattcaagagaagaaatcaagaagcaacaagtcaagacttcacaagggaagtattgacaaagaatttttcaaaaaccaaacatagcacagttttgttttacaaaagagttttctcaaatttttctaagttactagagtatttactctctggtaatcgattatcagtttactgtaatcgattactagtgataaaatttgatttcaaaaagtttttaactgaatttgcaacgttccaaaagatttttaaatggtgtaatcgattacaatatattggtaatcgattaccagtgtatctgaatgttgaaattcaaattcaattgtgaagagtcacattttttcttaaaatgcattgtgtaatcaattacatgattgtggtaatcggttaccagtgacaagttttgaataaaaggtcaagagatgtaactcttgacatgattttctcaaggttataactcttccaatggttttcttgaccagacatgaagagtctataaaagcaagaccttgacttgcattcaatAAGCTTTTTGAACAActtcttgaacaacttttgagaaaccTTTAAACCTTTACAACCTTTACGTTTCTTTAAGAATTCTTTcctactcatctttcttcttcttcttcctttgccaaaaagctttctaagtttctttTTAAACCTTGTTCTTCTACAAGTGAAAATtcagcagaaaacaaaagtgtgttatattttttcattctcttctacctttgccaaaaagaattcaacaaagactaatcgcctgaattctttttgtgtctctcttttccctttttccaaaagaacaaaggactaaccgcctgaattcttttgtgtctctcttctccctttccaagagaattcaaaggaccccgcttgagaattcttttgattcttccctttcccttaaacaaaaaatttcaaaggattaaccgcctaagatatcttttgtttccccttacaaagatttaaaggactaaccgcctgagaattctttgtcttaacacattggagggtacatcctttgtggtacaagtagaggatacgtctacttgggttgttgtaactaagaacaagagagggtacatctcttgtggatcagttcaagtggagggtacattcacttggttattcaaagagaacaagggagagtacatcccttgtggatctttgcttgtaaaggattttacaaggttgaaagaaatctcaagaaccagtggttgcttggggactagatgtaggcacgggttgttgccaaaccagtataaaattcttgtgtttgttttcttcttccctacactttttaatttttgttgtgtactttacttttacgctttacttttgtttaagttacataacttagtagtaaatcCTAATTGagtctagtaacattaagaaggataagttttaattagtcaaggtacaataataattaattcaaccccccctccccattcttaattattccgaggccacttgatccaacaacaggtttatttaaaaGACCATTGTCCTTTACCGCCTCTAGAATTGTTATGGTCTAGCAATTGCCATCCTCAGGCAAAGCAGTGaccaactccatatattagtagaatgcagcagTATAGAAGCTTCATGATGTTCAAAAGAGACTAAGTTGACATAAATGAAGATTGAGCATATACCTTGTAATGCTTGatcattatgaattttaatctcACATTAGAGTTTTCTATCTTTGTAGTTTAATTTTGACTTATTTTTTGACgcacaaattaaaagaaaaatatgtatcTGACATAGTTCCCATCAATGTTATTTTAAGTAAGTTATCTAGCTTTGTATGTGTCTTTAATGTAGTGGTGATGttagtataaattaattatctttgtATCTTTCTATGTTTGTTTAACTAATTTGTACTTATTTTATAATGAACTATTACTTAATGCACGTAGGTCaaatctaattttatattttaatttcaagtcAAGATCATTCTTATTTTAAGTAACTTAACTATCTTTCTATGTagctatata encodes the following:
- the LOC114371689 gene encoding pyrophosphate--fructose 6-phosphate 1-phosphotransferase subunit beta 1-like, whose translation is MFYGNWIKCVDLGKVFGQNRVFDELMYGINLAKGILEHHSKGILDSDKPRKLLEDFRIGKLITGNIHRLQVGKIEAEKMLIQMVETELEKRKQWGTYKGGFRGQSHFFGYEGRCGLPTNFDSTYCYALGYGAATILQSGKTGLISSVCANALHIIF